Genomic segment of Chloroflexota bacterium:
GCAATCGCCCTGGTTCGGGTGCAGGGTCACTCCGCTCGGGATGACGGTGACGGAGAATCAGCGGCCGACGCCGCTCACCGGACCACGGTCGCCGCGACCCCACCGCGAGATCACCACCTTGCTCTCGGTGAAGAAGCGGATCGCGTCGCGGCCCTGTGGGTGCAACACCCCCAGGAACGACTGCTTCGCGCCGCTGAATGGGAACATCGCCACGGGAGCGGCCACGCCCACATTGATCCCGATGTTGCCCGTCTCCACTTCGTAGCGGAACTGGCGGGCCGCCGCGCCGCTCTCCGTGAAGATCGAGGCCGCGTTGCCGTATTCCGCCGCGTTGATCTGGGCAATCGCCTCGTCCAGGCTGCCGACCGCCGACATCCCCAACACCGGCCCGAACAGCTCCTCGCGGTAGGTGGCCGAGTCCTTGCGGACGTTGTCCAGGACCGTCGGGCCCACAAAGTAGCCCTTCGGATACTCCGGGACGTGCGCCGTCCGACCGTCCAGCACCGGATCGGCGCCCTCATCGACCGCCCGTGCGATCGCGCCGAACAGCCGATCCCGCGCCGCCGCCGACACCACCGGCCCCATGTCCACGCCCGCATCCAGGCCGTTGCCCAGCCGCAACCCCTGGGCCGCGCTCCGGATCTGCTCGCGCGCCGCCGCGTGCGCCGACCCAACCGGCAGCACCAGCGAGTTCGCCAGACAGCGCTGCCCCGCCGCCCCGAACGCCGAGTTCATGATCGTCGGCAGGTAGGCGTCCAGGTCCGCGTCCGGCATCACCACGATGGCGTTCTTCGCGCCGCCGCTCGCCTGGACCCGCTTGCCGGCCGCCGCCGCCCGCGCATAGACGTACTGGGCCGTCTTCGTGGCCCCGACGAACGAGATCCCCTTGATCTTCGGGTGGTCGAGCAGCGCGTTGACGGCGTCGTGCGCGCCGTTCACCAGGTTCATCACCCCCGGTGGGAAGCCCGCCTGCTCGATCAGCTCGAACACCCGCCGCTGCACCATCGGATCCTGCTCCGACGGCTTGAGGATGAACGTGTTGCCCGTCGCCACCGCGTACGGCCAGAACCAGAACGCGATCATGAACGGGAAGTTGAACGGCGTGATCCCCGCGAACACCCCCAGCGGCTGGTAGACCACCTCCTCGTCGATGCCCCGCGCCGCGCCGTCCTCCAGACCGTAGCCCATCATCAGGCTCGGCGTGCCGCAGGCCGTCTCGACGTTCTCGATGCCCCGCTGGACCTCCCCCCGCGCGTCGTCCAGCGTCTTGCCCATTTCCGTGACGATCATCCGCGCCAGGGACTCGCGCTCGTCCTCCAGCAACTGGCGCAGCCGGAAGAACGGGCGCGCCCGCTCCTGGGGCGGCGTCGAGCGCCAGCCGGGGTAGGCTGTCAGCGCCGCCCGGACCGCCGCGTCCACGTCGGCAGCGCTGCTCAGTGGCACCTCGGCCAATACCTCGTCGGTGGCCGGGTTGCGAACCTCGCGGGTCTCGGCGGCGGATGCGTTGACCCACTGGCCGCCGACGTAGTTCTGCAACAGGGTGCGGCTCGTGGTCGCCATGACAGTAACCCCTTCAGACCGGCTACTTCATGCCGGTCATCGCAATGCCGCGTACGAAGTACCGCTGGAAGAACAGGAACAGCGCCACCGTCGGCACAATCGAGATCAGCGACGCCGCCATCACCAGACTCCACTCGGCCCGGTACTCGCTGATGAAGTTGGTGACGCCGATCGGGAGGGTGTACATCGCCTGACGGTTCATCACCAGCAGCGGCAGCAGGTAGTCGTTCCACCGCCACATGAACGTGAAGATCGCCAGGACCGCCAGCGCCGGCCCCGAGAGCGGCACCACGATCCGCACGAAGATGCCCAGCTCGGAGGCGCCGTCGATCCGCGCGGCATCCAGCAGCTCATCCGGGATGCTCTGCATGAACTGGCGGATCAGGAAGATCCCGAACGCGCTGGCCGTGCTCGGCAGGATCACCCCCCAGTAGCTGTTGATCAGCCCGAGCTTGGCGATGGTCACGTAGATCGGGATCATCGTGATCTGGAACGGCACCATCATGGTCGCCAGCACCGCGTAGAACAGCACCGTCTTGCCACGGAACTCGTACTTGGCAAAGGCGAAGCCGGCCAGCCCGTTCAGCACCACGGCCAGGAGCGTCGAGACCGTCGCGATGACGAAGCTGTTGATGGTGTACTGCGCGAACTGCGTCCGAGGGTAGGTCCAGGCGCGGTAAAAGTTCTCGAACGCCAGGTACGGACGCGGGATGACCGAGAGATCGGACTCGTACCCCTGCGGCCGGAGCGCCGTCGCGATCATCCAGATGAACGGGAAGAACATCAGGATCGCGACGACGACCAGGATGGCGTACAGCGCGGCGGTCTGGAGCGCACTGGCGGCGGCCACGCTCTTGCCAGGGGTGTCGTAGGCGCGAGCGTCACGCGGCAGCTCGGCGTCGAGCGTCGTGGCGGAGGTCTGATCGGCAGCCATCAGTACTCCACCTCACGCCCGAAGAACTTGAACTGCAGCCAGGAGATCGCGAAGATCGCCAGGAACAGGATCACCGCCATCGCCGAGGCGTACCCCATCTGGTACTGCTGGAACGCGGCGCGGTAGATCGCCATCACCATGACCATCGAGGAGTAGCCGGGGCCACCGTTCGTCATCAGGTAGACCGGCACGAACACCTCGAACGAGCCGATGATGCCGATCACCAGCGCGAAGAGGGTCGTCGGGCGCAGCAGCGGCAGCGTGATCGACCAGAACAGCTGCCAGCGATTCGCGCCGTCGATCTTGCCGGCCTCGTACACCGTGATCGGGATCGTCTGGAGGCCGGCCAGGAAGATCACGGTGTAGAAGCCGAGGTTCTTCCAGAGCGACATGAAGACGATGGCCGGCAGCGCCAGGACCGGATCGCTCGTCCAGAGCTGAGCCGGCAGCCCGAAGTCGGTCAGGAACGAGTTGATGATCCCGTCCGGGTGGATGAACATCAGCCGCCAGACCAGCGCGCCGGCCACCCAGGAGATCACGACCGGCAGGTAGATCATCGCGCGGAAGAACGTGCGCCCCCGCAACGGCGAGTCCAGCACCAGCGCCAGCCCAAGCGAAAACGCCAGCAACGGCAGCACCGTCCCCAGGCTGTAGACCACCGTGTTCCGCACCGAGGTCATGAACAGGTCGTCGCGCAGCAGGTTCAGGTAGTTGCGGACGCCGTTGGGCTCGGGCGTGCCCAGGCCGTCCCAGCGCGTGAAGCTCATCCCGAAGGAGAAGAGCATCGGGCCGAAGACGAACACCATGAACAGCAGCAGGTTCGGGAGGATGAACAGGTAGGGCACGATGTCGCGCTGCCGCACGCGACGTCGCGCGCGCGGCAGCGCCATGCTCTGGGTCGCCATCGGTTACCTCGACTCGACGTCCGGGTTCTCCTGGATGTACTGGTTGCCGCGCTCCTCCAGCCGCTTCGCCGTGTCCTCCGGCGACTGGTTCTCCAGCATCATCTTCGAGGTCTCTTCGAGGACGATCGGGGTGACGCCCGCCGAGTAGGACCGCGCCACGTAGCCGGCGTAGGCCGGCGGCATCGTCTGGATCTGCTTGTGGAACGTCTGCATCAGGTCGTCACGGACCTGGAACTTCATCTGCTGGCCGGCCATCATGTCCGAGCGGACCGGCATGAAGTTCGCCGTCTCGTCAAACAGCTTGAGCATCTCCACCGACGTGAAGAACTCGAAGAACGCCGCCGCCTCTTTCGGATACTTCGTCTTCTTCCAGGCCACAATCGGCGTGCCGCCCAGCGAGGTCGTCTGGGTCTTGTCCTTGGGGATGAACGTCACCCCCCACTTGAACTTGTCCTTGATGTTCGAGTCCAGGTAGTTGATGTTCCACTGGCCGAGGATCGCCATCGAGGCGGTGCCCCGGATGAACTGGTCGCACTCCTCGTTCGGCACCTTGGTGGTCCAGATCGCCGGCGGCGCCCACTTCTTCTCGGTCCAGTCCTTCAGGAACTTGAGGGCGGCGATGCCCTCCGGGTTGTTGATCGCAATCTTGGTGAAGTCGTCGTTCACCAGCTTGCCGCCCGTGCTGTAGAGGAAGCTCGGCATCCAGCGCCCGCTGTAGCCCTGGTTGTGGGTGAAGGCGTACTGCTGCTGCTTGGCGGCCAACAGCTTCTCGTTGATCTCCCCGAACTGCTGGAACGTCCAGGAGTCCTTCAGCTCGGTGGGCGGCTTCACGCCGATGGCGTCGAGGGCGTCCACCCGGTAGAACAGGGCCGAGGTGTCGGTGGTGTGCGGCAGGCCGAAGAACCGCCCCTTGAACTGGCAGTAGGCCGCCAGGGCCGGCAGGAAGTTCTTGCCGTAGTCGGCCGGCAGCATGTCCGTCAGGTCCAGCAGATGCCCCTGATAGGCCCAGAGCCGGATCGTGTTGCTGCCGTGCCGCCACATGTCCGGGGCCTGGTCCGCCGCGACCATCGCCTGGGCCTTCGGCAGCCGGTCCTGGTCCGCGACGACCATCGACTCCATCTTGATGTTGGCGTACTTCTTGTTCCAGGCCTCGTAGATCTGATCGTACGCGGCCTGCTCCTTGTCCCCCGCGACATGGTGCATGAACGTCAGGGTGATGTTGTCCGAGGTCAAGGCCCCGGCGGCCGGCTTGGCAGCCTGGGCGGCGGCCGGCGCAGCGGGGGCCGCACCGGCCGGCTTGGTCTCGGCCGGCTTGGTCTCGGCCGGCTTCGACTCGGCCGGCTTGCTGGGCGCCGGGCCGCTGGCCGGCGCGGAGGCGGACTGCCCACAGGCGGCCAGCACCAGCGCGCCGGCTCCGCCAGCCCCGAGCTTCAAGAGTGTCCGGCGCGACCATGTCCGTGGCTGTTCCCGCTGATCCATCCCTTGACCCATCACGATTCCCCTTCCCTGGAGATCGGCATCCGCCCCAACGACGTGAGCGGATGCCCCGGTACGACCCAGGAACCACCCAACTGCTGTGCGCAGACGCAGACGCGCACCGCAGATCGTGTGCGCGGACGCACCAGCAGCCAAAACCTTTTGCCCGCACGCCGCCAGGCCTCTCCGGCGGCGTCTACGGCCTCCCCGTCGTGGCCCGATGGCCCTCACGCACAGCGCCTCGGCGTGCGGATGCTGCACGGACACGGTAACATCCGCACAGGCAGGCGTCAAGGCGAGTGGCGGAGGCTTTCGCGCAACGAATGTCCGTGCTGATACGAATCAGCGCCCCCTCTCTTGGGGTGACGTGCTCACAGGGGGCCGAGCCGCGGGGAGGGCGGCCCCTACGAGGCGAGGCTCGCCAGCATCCCGCACGCATCTCGGGGCAGCGGGGTGCACGCCGTGTCCAACTATCGGGCAGGTTGACGGGCTTCCGGTGCGGATGCTACCGTGCCTGTGCAGTATCCGCACCAAATCGCGCCAGTGGGCGCCCGTGTTCGGGCGTTGCATCGGCCGCCCGCCGCCGTATTTCGTGCCAGGACCATGCATGACCTCTTCGCCGCGCGCCTCCGCCGCCGATCTCGACGAAGCGCCGCTCCGCACCTTTGACAAGGGGCTGACTGTCCTCGAAGGGCTGGCCGACATCGGGCGGCAGGGCGCGACGACCGCCGAGCTTGGCCGCCGCCTGGGGCTGCATCGCACCACCGTCCACCGCTTTCTGCAGACGCTCGCCCGGCGCGGCTACGCCGAGCAGATCGCCAACAGCGACCGCTACCGGGTGGGCCTCAAGGTGCTCGGGCTGGCCTCCTCGACGATGGCCGGCCTCTCGTTTCGCGACGTCGGCATGCCGGTGCTGGAGACGCTCAGCGCGGAGACCCATGAGACCGTCCACCTGGTGATGCTCGACCAGGGGGAGGTCGTCACGGTGGACCGCATCGAGGCCGAGCACCCCATCGCCCTCCGCACCTACATCGGGGCGCGGCGGCCGGCCTACTGCTCGGCGGCCGGCAAGGCGATGCTCGCCTACTTGCCGCTGCCAGAGGTCGACCGGATCCTGGCGCGGGGCATGCCGGCCCGCACGCCGAAGACGATCACCGATCCGCACCGCTTCAAGGCGCAGTTGTGGGAAGTGACACAGTGCGGGTACGCCCTGGACGACGAGGAGAACCTGGAGGACGTGCGGTGCGCCGCCGCGCCCGTCTTCAATCTGGATGGGCGGCTGGCCGGGGGCGTCAGCCTGCTCGCGCCGGCCATGCGGGTGAATGACATCCGCCTCCAGGAGTTGGCCGAGGCAGTCCTGGCGGCGGCCCGCGAGCTGTCGCGCCGCCTTGGCTACCAGGAGCGGTAGCCCCCGCCCTCAACCAGCAGGATCGTGATTGCAGCCCGGGGAAGGCTCACCCTCACTGCTGGTGAGCCCTTCACCGCCGGTACAGAACAGCGGAGCGCGGCCACGGATGGCCGCCAGGGAGGATATCGATGACAGAACGCGTCAAGCTGGCCCTGATCGGGTGTGGCGGGATGGGCCGCCGGCACCTGCGCGGCATCACCCGGCTCTCGAAGTCGTCGATGGCGAACCTGGAGCTTGTCGCCGTCTGCGACCTGAACGACGAGAACGCCCAGTACCTGGCCGACGAGGCACAGGAGCTGCTGGGCACGCGCCCGCGCGTCTTCAACGATATGGAGACGATGGTCCGCGAGATCCCAGACCTCGGGGCCGCCAGCGTCACGACGGACGCGCAGTCCCATCATAAGGTGGCGACGGCCGCCCTGGAGCTGGGGCTGAACGTCCAGTGCGAGAAGCCCATCGCCGTGACGATGCGCGGCGCGAATCTGATCATCGACGCCGCCAGGAAGGCCGGCCGAGTGCTCTCGGTGGCCGAGAACTTCCGCCGCGATCCGATCAACCGGCTGATCAAGGCGCTGCTGACGGACGGGGCCATCGGCACGCCGCGCCTGATGATCGAGACCAGCATCGGCGGGCGCGACAACATCCTGATCACCCCGTGGCGGCACATGAAGCACACCGGGTCGATCACCCTGGACGTGGGCGTCCACAACGCCGACATCCTCCGCTACTACATGGGCGAGTTCAAGACCGTCTTCGGCGTCTCGCAGCAGCACGAGAAGACCCGCCGCAACACCGGCTCGACCGGCCCTGGCGGCTTCTACGGTCGCTGGTCCGCCAACTACCCGGACACCATCGAGCCGACCGGCCAGGACGCCATGTACGCCTACGTCGGCTTCGAGAGCGGCGCGTCCGGGCAGTGGATCCAGGATCACGCCGGCCACGGTCTCCGCAACCAGGCGCGGCACGTCTACGGTGCGACCGGTTCCCTGGAGTGCCCCGGCGACCGCAACGGCCGCCCGGTCAAGCTGCACCTGGACGATGGCACGGTCATCGCCGACGAGCAGATCCTGGAGTACGCGCCGAGCTACCAGCTGGAGCCGCTGGCGGCCGAGCTGTTCGGCGGCGAGCGGGTCTGGACCTACAGCTTCGACTTCAACGACACCGACAGCCGCATCCTGGCCCTGGAGTACTACGAGCTGGGCACGTGCTCGCTGACGGGCGCGCAGCCGGAGGTCACCGGCGAGGAGGCCCGCGCCGACGTGGCGCTGGCCTACGCCCCCATCGAGTCCGGGCGGCGCGGCGGCCCCGTCAGCCTGGACGACCTGGTCAGCGGGCGCGTCTGCGACTACCTGAACGAGGTCGACGCCCTGCTCGGGCTGGTGGCGACGCCGGCCTCGGCCTGAGGCAAGCGGAGCAGCGGCCCGCCTGATTCGCCGGCGGGCCGCCTCACCCCAACTATCACGCGGGGCGGCCGGGCGCGGGAGAGGGGGGTGAGGGGCCAACCTTGTGCTTCCCGCCCGGTGCATACTGCCGATCACCGGGAGGTGCCCGCCGATGCCGCCCACGTCGTCGACTGAGATCGCCTTGCTGCCGGCCGTCGAGCTGGCCGCCCGCATCCGCCGCCGCGAGATCTCCCCGCGCGAGGCCGTCCAGGCCGCCTACGATCAGTATCAGGCGCACAATCCTGCCGTCAACGCCGTCGTCACGCCCACCTACGAGCAGGCCCTGATCCAGGCTGACGAGGCCGAAGCCGCCGTCCTGCGCGGCGACGACTTCGGGCCGCTCCACGGGCTGCCCATCGGCCTCAAGGACATGACCGAGACGGCCGGCATCCGCACCACCTACGGCTCGAAGCTGTACGAACACAACGTCCCCGACCAGGATGCCCTGCTGGTCACGCGGCTCAAGGGGGCCGGCGGCATCATCATCGGCAAGACCAACACCCCCGAGTTCGCGGCCGGCAGCAACACCCACAACCCCGTCTTCGGTCACACCCTCAACCCCTGGAACCTCGCGCTTAACCCTGGCGGCTCCAGCGGCGGCTCGGCGGTGGCCCTGGCGACCGGCATGTGCGCGCTGGCCGAGGGCAGCGATCACGGCGGCTCGCTCCGGAACCCGGCCTCCTACTGCAACGTCGTCGGGTTCCGCGTCAGCGCCGGCCGCATCCCCGCGTACCCCTCACCGTGGGTCTACGACCCTTTCAGTGTCCACGGCCCGATGGCCCGCACCGTCCGCGACGCCGCCCTGATGCTCTCCGTCATGGCTGGGCCAGACGACCGCGTCCCGATCTCGATCTCGGAGCCGGGCGCACCGCTCGCCCAGGCCTGCGAGGCCGGGCCGGACGGCATCAAAGGCTGGCGGGTCGCCTGGACGCCCGATCTCGGCGGCCTGCTGCGGGTCGATCCCGCCGTCCGCCGGCTGATCGAGAGAACGGCCCGCCAGTTCGCCGACCTCGGCTGCGAGGTCGAGCAGGCCAGCCCCGATCTGCACGACGCCCTGGAGATCGTCGGGCCGCTCCGCGCGATGCGGACGGGGGCCGTCCACCAGAAAGAGCTGGCTCGCCTGGACGAGGTCGAGAACCCGTTTCTCAAGCAGTTCGCCGGGCGGGCCGAGCGGCTCGGCGCGCTCGACATCGGCCGGGCCGAGGCCCGCCGCTCCGCCCTCTGGGAGCGGGTGCGCGCCTTCTTCGAGCCGTATCAACTGCTGATCCTGCCGGCCACCCAGACAGCCGCCTTCCCGAAGGAGATCGACCGGCTCACCAGCATCGACGGTCACCAGTTCGCCGATCCGCTCGAATCGTCGCTGACGACCTACGCGATCAGCATCACCGGGCTGCCGGCCCTGGTGCTGCCGTGCGGGTTCACCGACGCGGGGCTGCCGGTCGGGGTGCAGCTTGTCGGACGCTGGCGGCGCGAGGCCGACGTGCTCCGCGCAGCCGCCGCCTACGAGGACGCGCATCCGCACCATCAGAAACGCCCGCCACTGGTCCACGGCTGACGGGGACGCCACAGCAGGATGGTGGTATACTCGAACACGTCCCCGCTTGCGTTTTTCCAGTGTATTGACGACGAGGTGCTCTCGCCGTGGCATTTTTCATCACTGACAAGTGTGTTGGCTGTAGCGCCTGCGAGCTGGTGTGCCCCGTCACGGCCATCACGGGCGTCAAGAAGGCCTTCTACTTCATCGACCCGAAGATCTGCATCGACTGTGGCGCCTGTGGCCGGGCCTGCCCCTACGATGCCATCCTCGACACCTACGGCGATCTCGCGGTGAAGATCCGCCGCACCGAGTGGCCGAAGCCGGAAGTCACCGAAGAGATCTGCTCGGGCTGCAAGTACTGCATCGACATCTGCCCGTTCGACTGCCTCAGTCTGGAGGACGTGAACGGCCAGCCGTGGGCCTCGGTGGCGAAACTGACCAACCCGAAGGCGTGCGTCTCGTGCTACCTCTGCGAGGCCTCGTGCGACAAGGGCGCGATCGTGCTGATGGCCCCGGAGAACGTCAAGGCAGCCGCCTCGGCGCGCTTCAACAAGTAGCTCACGATTCCGTTCAGGCGCACGGTTGCTGCGAGGGCCCGCCGAAACCCGGCGGGCCTTTCTCATGTGCCGTCTGTGCGTTTCTCCTGACTCCTGGAAGGGCCTGCCGTGATGTCTGATCCCTCCCTCTCGCAGATCGCCGAGGTGGCCGCCGAGGCCGCGCGCGCCGGCGGCCAGATCCTCCGCGACTCGTACGGGCGGGTCCAGTCCGTCCGCTTCAAGGGTGCGACCGACCTCGTGACCGAGGTCGACGTGCGGGCCGAGCACGCCATCGTCGCGCTGCTCCAGGAGCGCTTCCCGACCCACCAGATCCTGGCCGAGGAAGGCTCCGTGGGCGGCGACGACCCGCGCCACCGCTGGATCGTCGATCCGCTGGACGGCACCACCAACTTCGCCCACGGGCTGCGGGTCTTCTCGGTGTCGGTCGGGTACGAGCGCGACGGCACGCTGGCGGCCGGGGCCGTCTACGATCCGTCTCAGGACGAGCTGTTCCAGGCCACGGCCGGCGGCGGCGCGACGGTCAACGGCCAGCCGATCCGCGTCTCGAAGACCGACACGATGCTGCGGGCGCTGCTCGGGACCGGCTTCCCGTACGACCGCGCCCTGATGCCGATAGCGCTGCGCCAGTTCTCGGCCGTCAGCATGCAGGTGCAGGCCGTGCGGCGCGTCGGGTCGGCGGCGCTGGACTGCTGCTGGGTGGCGGCCGGCCGCTTCGACGGCTACTGGGAGAACGTCGTCAACGCCTGGGACGTCGCGGCCGGCGCGCTGATCGCCATCGAGGCCGGCGCCGCGATCACCGACGTCAAGGGCAACCCGTTCCGGGTGGACTCGGGCAGCATCCTGGTGGCGAACCCGGCCCTGCACGGGCAGATCCTTGCGACGGTCACGGAAGCCAGCCGCGAGGCATAGTCTGGGGCGTGGGGCGTGGAGCGTGGAGCGTGGAGCGTGGAAGGATGCAGCCTGTCGCGCGCCATGAACCGACAGCAGGGATGCAACGCTGCGAGTTCCAATTGTCATCCTGAGCGTAGCGAAGGACCTCACGCGCTGACGCGGGGTTGACGGTCAGCGGGTGAGATCCTTCATTGCGCTCGCAGGCTCGCTGCATTCAGGATGACACGGCAACGGTCGGTGACGGGCGTGGGTGGCGGCGTCTCGGCCGGCGCCTCGTCGCTGCATTCAGGATGACACGGCAACGGTCGGTGACGGGCGTGGGCGGCGGCGTCTCGGCCGGCGCCTCGTCGCTGCAGTCAGGATGACACGGCAACGGTCGGTGACGGTCAGCGGGTGGGGCGCACGATGACGGTCGGCGGATGACACGAGCTTGACGGTCAGCGGGTGAGGTCCTTCGCTGCACTCAGCATGACATGGCTTCGCGCGCGCATTGCATGAGATGACGGCGTGTCACTGCCCGAACCTGCCCGCCCACAGCCTGCGCCTACGGGACCATCTCAAGAAGCGCAGCACTGTAGCGCGGGGCTTGTCCCCCGCCCGGTCCACAGGAGAGGCGGGCAGGGGTGAGCGGGCGTTTCGCCTGTGGCTCAGTCGGGGTAGCGCGACAGCCCTTCGATCAGCAGCTCGACGAACGCCTCGCGATTGACCCCGAGCGCCACGTCGGCATTCGGCGTCCGGTCGGTCATCCCCCAGATGTCGCAGACGGTGCGGCCGGCCGTGTACGTGCCGCCCAGCTCCATCACCACGTTGACGTGCCTGGTCTGGAGCAGGTCCGGGCGGATCACTGCCGCCACGGCCAGCGCGTCGTGGACGGGCACGCCTTCCCAGCCAAAGCGCCGCTCAGACCCGATGGCGAACCA
This window contains:
- a CDS encoding CoA-acylating methylmalonate-semialdehyde dehydrogenase, whose translation is MATTSRTLLQNYVGGQWVNASAAETREVRNPATDEVLAEVPLSSAADVDAAVRAALTAYPGWRSTPPQERARPFFRLRQLLEDERESLARMIVTEMGKTLDDARGEVQRGIENVETACGTPSLMMGYGLEDGAARGIDEEVVYQPLGVFAGITPFNFPFMIAFWFWPYAVATGNTFILKPSEQDPMVQRRVFELIEQAGFPPGVMNLVNGAHDAVNALLDHPKIKGISFVGATKTAQYVYARAAAAGKRVQASGGAKNAIVVMPDADLDAYLPTIMNSAFGAAGQRCLANSLVLPVGSAHAAAREQIRSAAQGLRLGNGLDAGVDMGPVVSAAARDRLFGAIARAVDEGADPVLDGRTAHVPEYPKGYFVGPTVLDNVRKDSATYREELFGPVLGMSAVGSLDEAIAQINAAEYGNAASIFTESGAAARQFRYEVETGNIGINVGVAAPVAMFPFSGAKQSFLGVLHPQGRDAIRFFTESKVVISRWGRGDRGPVSGVGR
- a CDS encoding carbohydrate ABC transporter permease; the protein is MAADQTSATTLDAELPRDARAYDTPGKSVAAASALQTAALYAILVVVAILMFFPFIWMIATALRPQGYESDLSVIPRPYLAFENFYRAWTYPRTQFAQYTINSFVIATVSTLLAVVLNGLAGFAFAKYEFRGKTVLFYAVLATMMVPFQITMIPIYVTIAKLGLINSYWGVILPSTASAFGIFLIRQFMQSIPDELLDAARIDGASELGIFVRIVVPLSGPALAVLAIFTFMWRWNDYLLPLLVMNRQAMYTLPIGVTNFISEYRAEWSLVMAASLISIVPTVALFLFFQRYFVRGIAMTGMK
- a CDS encoding sugar ABC transporter permease; amino-acid sequence: MATQSMALPRARRRVRQRDIVPYLFILPNLLLFMVFVFGPMLFSFGMSFTRWDGLGTPEPNGVRNYLNLLRDDLFMTSVRNTVVYSLGTVLPLLAFSLGLALVLDSPLRGRTFFRAMIYLPVVISWVAGALVWRLMFIHPDGIINSFLTDFGLPAQLWTSDPVLALPAIVFMSLWKNLGFYTVIFLAGLQTIPITVYEAGKIDGANRWQLFWSITLPLLRPTTLFALVIGIIGSFEVFVPVYLMTNGGPGYSSMVMVMAIYRAAFQQYQMGYASAMAVILFLAIFAISWLQFKFFGREVEY
- a CDS encoding extracellular solute-binding protein, yielding MMGQGMDQREQPRTWSRRTLLKLGAGGAGALVLAACGQSASAPASGPAPSKPAESKPAETKPAETKPAGAAPAAPAAAQAAKPAAGALTSDNITLTFMHHVAGDKEQAAYDQIYEAWNKKYANIKMESMVVADQDRLPKAQAMVAADQAPDMWRHGSNTIRLWAYQGHLLDLTDMLPADYGKNFLPALAAYCQFKGRFFGLPHTTDTSALFYRVDALDAIGVKPPTELKDSWTFQQFGEINEKLLAAKQQQYAFTHNQGYSGRWMPSFLYSTGGKLVNDDFTKIAINNPEGIAALKFLKDWTEKKWAPPAIWTTKVPNEECDQFIRGTASMAILGQWNINYLDSNIKDKFKWGVTFIPKDKTQTTSLGGTPIVAWKKTKYPKEAAAFFEFFTSVEMLKLFDETANFMPVRSDMMAGQQMKFQVRDDLMQTFHKQIQTMPPAYAGYVARSYSAGVTPIVLEETSKMMLENQSPEDTAKRLEERGNQYIQENPDVESR
- a CDS encoding IclR family transcriptional regulator is translated as MTSSPRASAADLDEAPLRTFDKGLTVLEGLADIGRQGATTAELGRRLGLHRTTVHRFLQTLARRGYAEQIANSDRYRVGLKVLGLASSTMAGLSFRDVGMPVLETLSAETHETVHLVMLDQGEVVTVDRIEAEHPIALRTYIGARRPAYCSAAGKAMLAYLPLPEVDRILARGMPARTPKTITDPHRFKAQLWEVTQCGYALDDEENLEDVRCAAAPVFNLDGRLAGGVSLLAPAMRVNDIRLQELAEAVLAAARELSRRLGYQER
- a CDS encoding Gfo/Idh/MocA family oxidoreductase is translated as MTERVKLALIGCGGMGRRHLRGITRLSKSSMANLELVAVCDLNDENAQYLADEAQELLGTRPRVFNDMETMVREIPDLGAASVTTDAQSHHKVATAALELGLNVQCEKPIAVTMRGANLIIDAARKAGRVLSVAENFRRDPINRLIKALLTDGAIGTPRLMIETSIGGRDNILITPWRHMKHTGSITLDVGVHNADILRYYMGEFKTVFGVSQQHEKTRRNTGSTGPGGFYGRWSANYPDTIEPTGQDAMYAYVGFESGASGQWIQDHAGHGLRNQARHVYGATGSLECPGDRNGRPVKLHLDDGTVIADEQILEYAPSYQLEPLAAELFGGERVWTYSFDFNDTDSRILALEYYELGTCSLTGAQPEVTGEEARADVALAYAPIESGRRGGPVSLDDLVSGRVCDYLNEVDALLGLVATPASA
- a CDS encoding amidase, producing MPPTSSTEIALLPAVELAARIRRREISPREAVQAAYDQYQAHNPAVNAVVTPTYEQALIQADEAEAAVLRGDDFGPLHGLPIGLKDMTETAGIRTTYGSKLYEHNVPDQDALLVTRLKGAGGIIIGKTNTPEFAAGSNTHNPVFGHTLNPWNLALNPGGSSGGSAVALATGMCALAEGSDHGGSLRNPASYCNVVGFRVSAGRIPAYPSPWVYDPFSVHGPMARTVRDAALMLSVMAGPDDRVPISISEPGAPLAQACEAGPDGIKGWRVAWTPDLGGLLRVDPAVRRLIERTARQFADLGCEVEQASPDLHDALEIVGPLRAMRTGAVHQKELARLDEVENPFLKQFAGRAERLGALDIGRAEARRSALWERVRAFFEPYQLLILPATQTAAFPKEIDRLTSIDGHQFADPLESSLTTYAISITGLPALVLPCGFTDAGLPVGVQLVGRWRREADVLRAAAAYEDAHPHHQKRPPLVHG
- a CDS encoding 4Fe-4S binding protein encodes the protein MAFFITDKCVGCSACELVCPVTAITGVKKAFYFIDPKICIDCGACGRACPYDAILDTYGDLAVKIRRTEWPKPEVTEEICSGCKYCIDICPFDCLSLEDVNGQPWASVAKLTNPKACVSCYLCEASCDKGAIVLMAPENVKAAASARFNK
- a CDS encoding inositol monophosphatase, encoding MSDPSLSQIAEVAAEAARAGGQILRDSYGRVQSVRFKGATDLVTEVDVRAEHAIVALLQERFPTHQILAEEGSVGGDDPRHRWIVDPLDGTTNFAHGLRVFSVSVGYERDGTLAAGAVYDPSQDELFQATAGGGATVNGQPIRVSKTDTMLRALLGTGFPYDRALMPIALRQFSAVSMQVQAVRRVGSAALDCCWVAAGRFDGYWENVVNAWDVAAGALIAIEAGAAITDVKGNPFRVDSGSILVANPALHGQILATVTEASREA